Proteins encoded in a region of the Candidatus Babeliales bacterium genome:
- a CDS encoding glucokinase: protein MKQKRNMSTVHWANFVSLSGIEYTYQLLQNMQSYSNAIDRDKHDAITILSYAIDDDLCRATADLFFKFYARFTYNFVWTILPFGGIYLVGETATVHQKMLSDIFLPEYFNCVSSKQPVLKRIPIYIINNDVQLILYGTMHYFWYNKLNNYRMPS, encoded by the coding sequence ATGAAACAAAAACGAAATATGAGTACTGTTCATTGGGCAAATTTTGTTTCATTATCTGGAATTGAATATACGTATCAGTTATTACAAAATATGCAATCTTATAGCAATGCAATAGATAGAGATAAACATGATGCCATAACTATTCTTTCGTATGCAATAGATGATGATTTATGCAGAGCAACAGCAGATCTATTTTTTAAATTTTATGCGCGATTTACGTATAATTTTGTATGGACAATACTTCCTTTTGGTGGAATATATCTTGTGGGAGAAACGGCAACTGTTCATCAAAAGATGTTATCCGATATTTTTTTACCAGAATATTTTAATTGCGTGTCAAGCAAGCAACCGGTACTTAAGCGTATTCCAATATATATAATTAACAATGATGTACAATTGATTTTATATGGAACAATGCACTATTTTTGGTACAATAAATTAAACAATTACAGGATGCCTTCATGA